The following are encoded together in the Clostridia bacterium genome:
- a CDS encoding ATP-binding cassette domain-containing protein, translating into TTITNLINRFYDIADGKIRYDGININKIKKADLRQSLGIVLQDTNLFSGTVMDNIRYGRLDATDEECREAARLAGADDFITRLPNSYDTELANNGANLSQGQRQLISIARAAVADPPVMILDEATSSIDTRTEAIVQRGMDKLMEGRTVFVIAHRLSTVMNSDVIMVLDHGRIIERGTHKDLLAQKGTYYQLYTGAFELE; encoded by the coding sequence AACGACGATCACGAACCTGATCAACCGCTTCTACGACATCGCGGACGGCAAGATCCGCTACGACGGGATCAACATAAACAAGATCAAAAAAGCCGATCTGCGCCAGTCGCTCGGGATCGTTCTGCAGGACACGAACCTCTTCTCCGGCACGGTGATGGACAACATCCGCTACGGGCGGCTCGACGCGACGGACGAGGAGTGCCGCGAGGCGGCGCGGCTCGCGGGCGCGGACGATTTCATCACGCGACTGCCGAACAGCTACGACACCGAGCTTGCGAACAACGGCGCGAACCTCTCGCAGGGACAGCGCCAGCTCATCTCCATCGCGCGCGCCGCCGTCGCCGATCCGCCCGTAATGATACTCGACGAGGCGACCTCCTCCATCGACACCCGCACCGAAGCCATCGTTCAGCGCGGCATGGATAAGCTGATGGAAGGCCGCACCGTCTTCGTCATCGCGCACCGCCTCTCCACCGTCATGAACTCCGACGTCATCATGGTGCTCGACCACGGCAGGATAATCGAGCGCGGCACGCACAAGGACCTTCTCGCGCAGAAGGGCACGTATTACCAGCTTTACACCGGCGCGTTCGAGCTTGAATAA